The following coding sequences lie in one Corynebacterium humireducens NBRC 106098 = DSM 45392 genomic window:
- a CDS encoding MFS transporter, translated as MWKAPGFIPTFVAVFAAFGAWSLLLPVIPLAALDHGHSATLAGATTGVFMAATVATQIFTPMMLRSIGYNPVMVAAAFMLGVPALGHLLGTDAWILLLFSALRGVGFGALTVAESALIAEIVPARFLGKASGMLGVFLGVAQMIGLPTGLWLAGEFGYPTVYVTAAVVALVAAVMCLRIPRIRAQRRPKDAPGGDVSMWKLVAVPAVAVNTLAMSFGAVSSFLPAAVQDLDPVTGAVIGGFMLSIIGGAAMVLRYFSGVVADRAGHAGVTMLPGQAMGFAGVALMALVIANGWSVWWLVLAGVLFGGGFGMVQNEALLEMFQRLPRTKVSEASAVWNMSYDAGTGIGSVVLGFVAARAAYSGAYAVAAGLVALGILATLADRYLGAHRVTDHDNIRTRLRQIPVPRRPRRR; from the coding sequence ATGTGGAAGGCCCCCGGCTTCATACCCACCTTCGTCGCGGTCTTCGCCGCGTTCGGGGCCTGGTCGCTGCTGCTGCCGGTGATCCCGCTGGCCGCGCTCGACCACGGCCACTCCGCCACCCTCGCCGGCGCCACCACCGGCGTGTTCATGGCCGCCACGGTGGCCACCCAGATCTTCACACCCATGATGCTGCGGAGCATCGGGTACAACCCGGTGATGGTCGCCGCGGCGTTCATGCTCGGTGTGCCCGCACTCGGCCACCTGCTGGGCACGGACGCCTGGATCCTCCTGCTCTTCTCCGCCCTGCGCGGCGTCGGCTTCGGCGCCCTGACGGTGGCGGAGTCCGCGCTGATCGCCGAGATCGTGCCCGCCCGTTTCCTGGGCAAGGCCTCCGGCATGCTCGGCGTGTTCCTCGGCGTGGCCCAGATGATCGGGCTGCCCACGGGCCTGTGGCTGGCGGGGGAGTTCGGCTACCCGACGGTGTACGTCACCGCCGCGGTCGTGGCACTCGTCGCCGCGGTCATGTGTCTGCGGATCCCACGTATCCGCGCCCAGCGCCGCCCGAAGGACGCACCCGGCGGCGACGTGTCCATGTGGAAGCTCGTTGCCGTGCCCGCGGTGGCCGTCAACACCCTGGCCATGAGCTTCGGTGCCGTCTCCTCCTTCCTGCCGGCGGCGGTGCAGGACCTCGACCCGGTCACCGGGGCCGTCATCGGCGGTTTCATGCTCTCCATCATCGGCGGCGCGGCGATGGTGCTGCGCTACTTCTCCGGGGTGGTCGCTGACCGGGCGGGGCATGCCGGGGTGACCATGCTCCCCGGCCAGGCGATGGGCTTCGCGGGTGTCGCGCTCATGGCGCTGGTCATCGCCAACGGCTGGTCCGTGTGGTGGCTCGTGCTCGCGGGCGTGCTCTTCGGCGGCGGCTTCGGCATGGTGCAGAACGAGGCCCTGCTGGAGATGTTCCAGCGACTGCCCCGCACCAAGGTCTCCGAGGCCTCCGCGGTGTGGAACATGTCCTACGACGCCGGCACGGGCATCGGTTCCGTGGTCCTCGGCTTCGTCGCGGCCCGGGCGGCCTACTCCGGGGCGTATGCGGTGGCGGCGGGACTGGTCGCGCTGGGCATCCTGGCCACCCTCGCCGACCGCTACCTGGGTGCCCACCGGGTCACCGACCACGACAACATCCGCACCCGCCTGCGCCAGATCCCGGTGCCCCGTCGTCCGCGGCGGCGGTAG
- the hisB gene encoding imidazoleglycerol-phosphate dehydratase HisB gives MTDRIGRATRTTSESDITVEINLDGSGRVDVDTGLPFFDHMLTAFAVHGSFDLKVHAKGDIEIDAHHTVEDTAIVMGRALLDAVGDKAGIRRFGSRQLPMDETLVEAVVDISGRPYFVMRGEPDQMITAVIGGHYATVINEHFFETLALNARITLHVICHHGRDPHHITEAEYKAVARALREAVEKDPRVEGVPSTKGAL, from the coding sequence GTGACTGACCGTATCGGACGCGCGACCCGCACGACCTCCGAGTCCGACATCACCGTCGAGATCAACCTCGACGGTTCGGGCCGGGTCGACGTCGACACCGGCCTGCCGTTCTTCGACCACATGCTCACCGCGTTCGCCGTCCACGGTTCCTTCGACCTGAAGGTCCACGCCAAGGGTGACATCGAGATCGACGCACACCACACCGTCGAGGACACCGCCATCGTCATGGGACGCGCGCTTCTCGACGCCGTCGGCGACAAGGCCGGCATCCGTCGTTTCGGTTCCCGTCAGCTGCCGATGGACGAGACCCTCGTCGAGGCGGTGGTCGACATCTCCGGCCGTCCCTACTTCGTCATGCGCGGTGAGCCGGACCAGATGATCACCGCCGTGATCGGCGGGCACTACGCCACGGTCATCAACGAGCACTTCTTCGAGACCCTGGCCCTCAACGCCCGCATCACCCTCCACGTCATCTGCCACCACGGCCGCGACCCGCACCACATCACCGAGGCCGAGTACAAGGCCGTCGCCCGTGCGCTGCGGGAGGCCGTCGAGAAGGATCCGCGCGTCGAGGGCGTGCCCTCCACCAAGGGAGCTCTGTAG
- a CDS encoding histidinol-phosphate transaminase, whose product MTRLSLDQLPLREELRGQSPYGAPQLDVPVRLNTNENPYPPSPALIDDLVETVTRVASDLNRYPDRDAVELRTQLADYVTEQTGVAVGVENLWAANGSNEVLQQLLQAFGGPGRKALGFQPSYSMHPILSAGTQTEFIDCPRGADFRIDIDAALAAIAEHRPDVIFITTPNNPTGDVTSLEDIRTLLDAAPGIVIVDEAYGEFSPSPSATTLLAEYPAKLVVSRTMSKAFDFAGGRLGYFVADPAFVEAVMLVRLPYHLSMLSQAAATVALRHREDTLATVEKLSQERIRVVAALQELGYDVVPSESNFVFFGTFADQQAAWRKFLDADVLIRDVGVTGHLRTTIGLPAENDAFLRAAADIIKEIK is encoded by the coding sequence ATGACCCGTCTCTCTCTTGATCAGCTGCCCCTGCGCGAGGAACTGCGCGGGCAGTCGCCCTACGGCGCCCCGCAGCTGGACGTCCCCGTCCGCCTCAACACCAACGAGAACCCGTACCCGCCGTCGCCGGCGCTCATCGACGACCTCGTGGAGACCGTGACCAGGGTCGCCTCCGACCTCAACCGCTACCCGGACCGCGACGCCGTCGAGCTGCGCACCCAGCTGGCCGACTACGTCACGGAGCAGACCGGCGTGGCCGTCGGCGTGGAGAACCTGTGGGCCGCGAACGGCTCCAACGAGGTCCTCCAGCAGCTGCTGCAGGCCTTCGGCGGTCCCGGCCGCAAGGCCCTGGGTTTCCAGCCCTCCTACTCGATGCACCCGATCCTGTCGGCCGGCACGCAGACGGAGTTCATCGACTGCCCGCGCGGCGCGGACTTCCGCATCGACATCGACGCGGCGCTGGCCGCCATCGCGGAGCACCGCCCGGACGTCATCTTCATCACCACCCCGAACAACCCGACGGGTGACGTCACCTCGCTCGAGGACATCCGCACGCTTCTCGACGCCGCCCCCGGCATCGTCATCGTCGACGAGGCCTACGGCGAGTTCTCGCCGTCCCCGTCGGCGACGACGCTGCTCGCCGAGTACCCGGCGAAGCTCGTCGTGTCCCGCACGATGTCCAAGGCCTTCGACTTCGCCGGCGGTCGCCTCGGGTATTTCGTCGCGGACCCCGCCTTCGTCGAGGCCGTCATGCTGGTGCGCCTGCCGTACCACCTGTCGATGCTCAGCCAGGCGGCGGCGACCGTCGCACTGCGGCACCGGGAGGACACGCTGGCGACCGTCGAGAAGCTCTCGCAGGAGCGCATCCGCGTGGTCGCCGCCCTGCAGGAACTGGGCTACGATGTCGTCCCCAGCGAATCCAACTTCGTGTTCTTCGGCACCTTCGCCGACCAGCAGGCGGCATGGCGGAAGTTCCTCGACGCGGACGTCCTCATCCGTGACGTCGGCGTCACCGGCCACCTGCGCACCACCATCGGACTGCCCGCGGAGAACGACGCCTTCCTCCGCGCCGCAGCCGACATCATCAAGGAGATCAAGTGA
- the hisD gene encoding histidinol dehydrogenase: protein MLNIIDLRGRTPSTSELRRALPRGGTDVNAVLPTVAPIVEAVRERGAQAALEYGEKFDGVTPAAVRVPAEVLGRAVDTLDEKVITAMREAISRVRKVHADQRPDSHTTTLAEGATVTEVHLPIDRVGLYVPGGKAVYPSSVIMNVVPAQEAGCRSLVVASPPQADHDGWPHPTILAACHLLGVEEVWAVGGAQAVALLAYGDDSVDLDPVDIITGPGNIFVTAAKRLVNGVVGIDAEAGPSEIAILADSSADPVYIAYDLISQAEHDDLAASVLITHDEELARAVDREIDERYTVTRNAERVAGALRGQQSGIVLVDDLEQGIAVADAYAAEHLEIHTENAREVAERIRHAGAIFVGAYSPVPLGDYAAGSNHVLPTSGTARFSSGLSTHTFLREVNLIEYDRTALKEIGPHIIALADAEDLPAHGESIRSRFEIM, encoded by the coding sequence ATGCTCAACATCATCGACCTGCGCGGTCGTACCCCGTCCACCAGCGAACTGCGACGTGCCCTCCCGCGTGGCGGCACCGACGTCAACGCCGTGCTCCCGACCGTGGCGCCCATCGTCGAGGCGGTCCGTGAGCGGGGGGCGCAGGCGGCCCTCGAGTACGGCGAGAAGTTCGACGGCGTGACCCCGGCGGCGGTGCGGGTGCCGGCGGAGGTGCTGGGGCGGGCCGTCGACACGCTCGACGAGAAGGTCATCACCGCCATGCGGGAGGCCATCTCCCGGGTGCGCAAGGTGCACGCCGACCAGCGGCCGGACTCCCACACCACCACCCTCGCGGAGGGGGCGACCGTCACCGAGGTGCACCTGCCGATCGACCGCGTCGGCCTCTACGTGCCGGGTGGCAAGGCCGTGTACCCGTCGAGCGTGATCATGAACGTCGTCCCCGCCCAGGAGGCCGGCTGCCGTTCGCTCGTCGTGGCGTCCCCGCCGCAGGCGGACCACGACGGCTGGCCGCACCCGACGATCCTCGCCGCCTGCCACCTGCTGGGCGTCGAGGAGGTGTGGGCCGTCGGCGGTGCCCAGGCCGTGGCGCTGCTGGCCTACGGTGACGACTCCGTCGATCTCGACCCGGTCGACATCATCACCGGCCCCGGCAACATCTTCGTCACCGCTGCGAAGCGCCTGGTCAACGGAGTGGTGGGCATCGACGCGGAGGCGGGCCCCTCCGAGATCGCCATCCTCGCGGACTCCTCCGCGGACCCGGTGTACATCGCCTACGACCTCATCTCCCAGGCGGAGCACGACGACCTTGCGGCGTCGGTCCTCATCACCCACGATGAGGAGCTGGCGCGGGCCGTCGACAGGGAGATCGACGAGCGCTACACCGTCACCCGCAACGCGGAGCGTGTCGCCGGGGCACTGCGTGGCCAGCAGTCCGGCATCGTGCTCGTCGACGACCTCGAGCAGGGCATCGCCGTGGCCGACGCCTACGCCGCCGAGCACCTGGAGATCCACACGGAGAACGCCCGCGAGGTCGCGGAGCGCATCCGCCACGCCGGCGCCATCTTCGTCGGCGCCTACTCGCCGGTCCCGCTGGGCGACTACGCGGCCGGTTCCAACCACGTCCTGCCGACCTCCGGCACGGCCCGGTTCTCCTCCGGCCTGTCCACCCACACCTTCCTGCGGGAGGTCAACCTCATCGAGTACGACCGCACCGCCCTCAAGGAGATCGGCCCGCACATCATCGCGCTGGCCGACGCCGAGGACCTGCCGGCCCACGGCGAGTCCATCCGTTCCCGCTTCGAGATTATGTAG
- a CDS encoding YbjN domain-containing protein: MVTLTEVYVAAESFGFHAYVGADRLVFPWHDHIVTAYLDERSPGALVFDMDLRNTTGMEQTGALARTITAWNHERLGPTLSLRVGDDTAVSLHSRSSILVGTGITDAQLADFVRLSMETARLAVDHLIEDFPELAMPDSEDTAAQRRKQDTAALNGPLPRDRHVSVNELDDDTVRLRDLDHRRSREDIDPGDEPDPDEEYSASMSTDHEWDPGEDHDDPTEVTLDRVREALGNLGIEKTHGDEDVIIAWINDVLFGFFLDNGPSYLIKGHWDPGLDPDSDFLRMFLLCNDWNEASITTKAFCHEDADGLQVRVEFTAPVREGMTELQLEHNTAVAINQVLHAIDEISTDATGESAVAWPN, encoded by the coding sequence ATGGTCACGCTGACCGAGGTCTACGTCGCTGCCGAGTCCTTCGGTTTCCACGCCTACGTGGGGGCCGACCGGCTGGTGTTCCCCTGGCACGACCACATCGTCACCGCCTACCTCGACGAACGCAGCCCCGGCGCGCTGGTCTTCGACATGGACCTGCGCAACACGACCGGCATGGAGCAGACCGGCGCCCTCGCCCGGACCATCACCGCCTGGAACCATGAGCGCCTCGGCCCGACGCTGTCGCTGCGGGTCGGGGACGACACGGCGGTGAGCCTGCACTCCCGCTCCAGCATCCTCGTCGGCACCGGGATCACGGACGCGCAGCTGGCGGACTTCGTGCGCCTGTCGATGGAGACCGCCCGCCTGGCCGTCGACCACCTAATCGAGGACTTCCCCGAGCTGGCCATGCCCGACTCGGAGGACACCGCCGCGCAGCGCCGCAAGCAGGACACCGCCGCCCTCAACGGTCCCCTCCCCCGAGACCGCCACGTCAGCGTCAATGAACTTGACGACGACACCGTGCGCCTCCGCGACCTGGATCACCGCCGCAGCCGCGAGGACATCGACCCCGGCGACGAACCCGACCCCGACGAGGAGTACTCCGCCAGCATGAGCACCGACCACGAGTGGGACCCGGGCGAGGACCACGACGACCCCACGGAGGTCACCCTCGACCGGGTGCGGGAGGCGCTGGGGAATCTCGGCATCGAGAAGACCCACGGCGACGAGGACGTCATCATCGCCTGGATCAACGACGTGCTCTTCGGCTTCTTCCTGGACAACGGGCCCAGCTACCTCATCAAGGGGCACTGGGACCCGGGCCTCGACCCGGACTCGGACTTCCTGCGCATGTTCCTGCTGTGCAACGACTGGAACGAGGCGTCGATCACGACGAAGGCCTTCTGCCATGAGGACGCCGACGGCCTGCAGGTCCGCGTGGAGTTCACCGCCCCCGTCCGGGAGGGCATGACGGAGCTCCAGCTCGAGCACAACACGGCGGTGGCCATCAACCAGGTGCTGCACGCCATCGACGAGATCAGCACCGACGCCACGGGCGAGTCTGCCGTGGCTTGGCCAAACTAG
- the nadC gene encoding carboxylating nicotinate-nucleotide diphosphorylase, whose product MTPPDTPAFPTVEIDPEAVDRLIATALDEDLTYGPDITSRATVPSGHRSEARIVSRQSGTIAGLFVVDRVLRQVATSEFRVEEVTPDGTRVGPGDVVARIEAGTRDLLTAERTLLNLLTHLSGIASATARWVDAVEGTGAQIRDSRKTLPGLRLLQKYAVTTGGGVNHRLGLGDRALIKDNHVVAAGGVLPAFLAVREQFPDKWCEIEVDTLEQLDELLPEQPDEILLDNFEPWMVQMAVQRRDAVSPGTLLEASGGLTLDVAADYARTGVDYLAVGSLTHSAPALDLGLDF is encoded by the coding sequence ATGACGCCGCCTGACACCCCCGCCTTCCCGACCGTCGAGATCGACCCGGAGGCCGTGGACCGCCTCATCGCCACCGCCCTCGACGAGGACCTCACCTACGGTCCCGACATCACGAGCCGGGCCACCGTGCCCTCCGGACACCGCTCCGAGGCGCGGATCGTGTCCCGCCAGTCGGGCACCATCGCCGGACTCTTCGTGGTGGACCGGGTGCTGCGCCAGGTGGCCACCTCCGAGTTCCGCGTCGAGGAGGTCACCCCGGACGGCACCCGCGTCGGACCGGGGGACGTCGTCGCCCGCATCGAGGCCGGCACCCGGGACCTGCTCACCGCGGAACGTACCCTGCTCAACCTGCTCACCCACCTCTCCGGCATCGCCTCGGCGACCGCCCGCTGGGTCGACGCGGTCGAGGGCACCGGCGCGCAGATCCGCGACTCCCGCAAGACCCTGCCCGGTCTGCGTCTGCTGCAGAAGTACGCGGTGACCACCGGCGGGGGAGTCAACCACCGCCTGGGGCTCGGCGACCGGGCGCTCATCAAGGACAACCACGTCGTCGCCGCCGGGGGAGTGCTCCCGGCCTTCCTGGCCGTGCGTGAGCAGTTCCCGGACAAGTGGTGCGAGATCGAGGTCGACACCCTGGAGCAGCTCGACGAGCTGCTGCCGGAGCAGCCGGACGAGATCCTGCTGGACAACTTCGAGCCGTGGATGGTGCAGATGGCGGTGCAGCGTCGCGACGCCGTCTCGCCCGGCACCCTCCTCGAGGCCTCCGGCGGACTCACCCTCGACGTCGCGGCCGACTACGCCCGCACCGGCGTCGACTACCTCGCGGTCGGGTCCCTGACCCACTCCGCGCCGGCCCTCGACCTGGGGCTGGACTTCTAG